GACGAATCGATACGCCAACCCCCAACGCCATACATTTCACGAGTAAAATTACAGAGATCGCAAAACTCGCTCTCATTATCGAGAGGGaaaagctgcgaataaataaCACAGCAGCGGCTGCGAAATTGCTTAATTCGGGGTGTGTAGCGCGTATAATTCCCTATGCTCGCACCCACACGTCATGCCTTTCACAGATTGTGTCTCGGCGTGTATTTCCCAATCGAGCGGCTCTCTGCGGAGAAAAATACATAGAGACGCGGAACAATTCGCGACCTGGAAATCCAAAGACTGCAAAATGTAGGGTGAGTGTCCCAACTCGCCTACCATTGACACAGTCGGATTACGACACATTCTCTCTCCTTTGACGTGTCATTTTCTCTTTCGGTGCTTTTTTTCCTGTGCGACAACAGCCGTGGTGTGTAATTGATACAAGTAGTTCTAGCTATAAAGTCGACGGCTGAATCGAGAGCGACGACTTTCGATTTATATATGTGTACACGGGAAAAAGAACGTGTATATGGGATACAGTAATTTTGAGTCGAACGCAGAGGAGCTTACAAATCAACGTGACTCATTCGCGGCTGATTTACTACGCGGCCTCGGCCGCCGGCgcatgttttcatttttgctcCCATTATTGAAGTCATACATAGCTCCgtgcgtatatgtatacactgACATCAGCAGCGTACGTGCcttatatgtatactataaATAATCTAGGAAATACATTGAAATGCTTTCaaagaaacgcgcgcgcgtatatcgaCGTGGAAGcttcgcttctctctcctcgatTGAATAAAGCATCGTATACGCATAGGAGAACTCGTCTCTAGGTGCAACGAAAACTTCGTGTACAGACCGGCAATTTAACAATAAACAACGAGCGAGGCGTCTATTGCCGAGTGTAGCAATCGGGACGCGTCCCTCGAGCGCAGATTTGAAAGAGCGAGAGCCGCGAACTCGTTCCGGGCAGAGTCACGCGCACTTCGTGATTCGCCGGAGGAAGAGAATAATAATCGAGCGGAGCCGTTGCAGATTCGCAATTtccagcgacgacgacgactgctgctgctgctgctgctactgctagtCGTTACGCAAAGAAACTCTCTTCGGCCTTGTTCCACAttggctttttctctcttgttATATTTTCGCATAGAAATAAGGATTTCATACGAGggatattttcttttcttcgaaAGCTTCGTCTTCGTGGGTAGAATAATATACTAGTGATGTAATCTAGGAAAAATGTGAGGCATTACTGGGATGAGTTTCCTGTATCATGTGGACTGATGTGTTCGAGTGAAAGAAAGGACGTGAGCAATTGGTTTAACAAGAGGTCGTTTAATAGCTTGTGAAATTACATATGCTTACACGTGTATATAAGGCACGATAAACCTTGGCAGTAGCCGACATCACAATCACGTTGGAAAACTTGATTAGTTTGTAagatttgtatcaatttacaCATTGAAGTACATCGATTATAAAAAGATCTCGTTTTCGTGTATATGGTGAtagatataatttaaaaatactaaaaacgTGTAAATAGCCAAGTCGCTTTGAAAATACTCGCTAGTTTTATCTTAAATTAGAATAAAAGGATATTTGGTACGCTACAATACTAAAAGTTTGCGAATAAACGATATTACATAAATACAGTTGAAAAAGCAATATAACTCGCTGGTATATGAACAACCCCTAAAAACTGACTAACTTTACATTATTGTACATCGACAGCGTTACCGTTaaatacttatacatacaAGTCTTATAAAGACTTACTAGTCCGatattaaaatctaaaagaaaaatcgcttCTTCAAAAGCCTTTGAACTTTGAGAGTTACGTCACACGAATTCGTTCAATTCGATTCATCTTCCGATTCGACTTTGATATTTATATCCGGATCGAGGGTAGGCTCGACCTTAATAGTTATATTAACAGCTTCACTAGTATCTAAAATAGGCTGAGAATCAGCTGGTTTGttttgctttttatttctctccGATCTGTACTTCCTAGTCGCCAAAAGTTTCGCCAGTTCGGGATTGGCTAAGAACGGGGCACAATTTTTCGTGTGAGCCTTCATATTGTCCAGTCGGTTGAATCCTTTGTGACAGCCTGGACACTCATGTCTACAAAAGAAGCCAGAAACAAAGCGTGTGAGTTTAGCCAACTTTGCAAGTGATTCGATTTCATGAACTTCAAAGCCGTAGAagttcgaagaaaaaaaaacaaccgaACAAACCTTCTGTTATCGTGCACAGCCATGTGTGTCGTAACGTGAGTCCTCTGGGCGAAGGCTTTGCCGCAAACTTGGCATTTGTACTTTCTTATTCCCTGGTGCTTCAAAATATGATCTTGCAGCATCGAACTGTTCTTATAGACCTTTTTACACAGCTGACACGCGTGTCTTCCTTCCGAGTGAACTTGCTGCGATTGAataagaaatttttatattcgctCACATCAATGCAATCTACAGCAGCCGCAACTTACGTATACGTGATTATGCAGAGCTTTCCGGGTCGTGAACTTCTTGTTGCAGGTACTGCAAATGTAGTCCTGCATGTGGACTTTCGCGTGATGACGACGCAGAGCTTTTTCCGACGAGACGTACGCCTGACAAATGTCGCACTTTATGGCGTTCGACTCTTCGTGGGTGTTCCGGTGCTCGCGCATTTTTTTCGTCGTGTAGAAGCCCCTGCCGCATATGTCGCACAGAACGTCCTGTATCGTGCAGTCAATCGAGAAGTTTGAGCGAAATGAAAGATTATAGGCAGTTCAATACTACGATCAATTCATGGAATTTTTCACTATCCGATTGCAGGAGATGAAAACCATGATTTAATCGAGCGATGAaagcagcgcgcgcgtgtgtgtgaaaTTGGCACAGTACCTTTTCCGATTTGTGTTTGGTCATGTGAGAGGCGAGCACTCGCTTGTTCAGACACGAGAAATCGCAATAGTTGCATCGATAAGTCAGCGAGCTCGCGTTCTCGTGCGTAATCATGTGCTCTTTCAGCAGGCCAGCGACGGCATAGCTTTTGTCGCATTGATCGCACTTAAACGGTTTCAGCTTAAGGTGGAATTTCCTAATGTGGCCGCGTATACTGGTTACGGTTAGTGTCTTAAAGTCGCAGGCGTAACAAACGTACGGCAACATGTTGTAGTGACGCCAAACGTGGACCTAGAACAGGCAATTATCCAATGTTATGTCGTGAAACGCGGcaacgcgttttttttttttttttgatttagtgTGAAAAGAAATGGCAACCCACTTGACACTTGTCGAGTCTCGGATAAGCTGTTTGGCAAAGCGTGCAACGATAGACGTTGCCGTCCATGATGATGCtctttttaacttttttcttgTCGACAAACGACAGGTCGACGTAATAATGCGACTCGATCTGTTTCCTTTCCTCTTCGCTGATCAAGTCGTTTACTCTTTGGGTCAAGATTTCCCTCTTGCCTTTGTTCGTGGCTGGCTCTTTTCTCGGCGGTGACGTCACTGGATTATCGTTTTCCGACATTAATGATTCCGAATGCTCTTCACTCTCAACTGGCTCAGCTGCTGCCGCCTCTTTCGCTGGCTCTTCGTCATCTTCCACTTTTTTGGCTCTCGCGACTCTTTTCCCAGCTCTTTTTGTCTTGTAACTAATACGTTTGGCCTTCCTTCGTTTCTTTTTCACTGGCGACGAGGTTTGCGCTACTAATTCTCCGTTTGTCTCCATGACTCTATGCTCTATGTTCCGATGCctgtttttttcaataaattattttctttaagtCTGTGTGTAAACTTGGCACCTTTAGAACttaattgttaaaataaaaattgttcgCAATCATAAAATgtgtaattttcaaaaatattttccgaCGAGTGTCGTCCCCTGGAAAAAACGCATTCGGGGCTCGCATGACTCAGCAGATGGCATGAGTGAATAAAGGATGAAGTTCAAGTTTCGGCAAATCatataaattatgtaaaattagacGGCACTTCAGTCCGATACAGGAATCGTGCAATTTTTATCAAGGGCCTGCGCTTCTGCTGCTCTCTTCCTCTGAAAAGGGGAACACTTATTTTATTCGCGAAATTAACGACGGTATAATAAGAATTTAAGAGCGGTAAATGCGAgctaaaatataaaatcgatGTCCCCCCTTCGGAAGTGAGCTTTAAGGAAGGACagagcgacggcggcggcaagTATAGCATCACGAAAGGATGTTATAAAGAAACGCATAAAAACCACCTAAGCTGTGGTCGATAAAACGAAACGACGTCCGAGCTAGAGAGTAAAAGCAGCAGACGGTATTAATAAAGAAGGGGAAAAACGCGCTTTTCTTGCATGAAGGGGATTTCGCACTGTCCAATTTAGAAATACTCGCTGTGCGTGAATTCTCCTTATCATATACTCTCGTGCGAAAATATTTCCACTGTACCTTGCGCCTCTCCCTCTACtacaaaattcaaataataaaaaataacaagtCAAACGTCTCGACTTCATTTATCGATGATAAAAAGAGCGAGGTAACGGGGCAAGAAATCCAATAAAACTGGATTACAAAATTGTACAGCTGCGGGCGACGAAATTTATAACCACGCGGATCTCtgttagtgtgtgtgtgtgtgtgtaagccGGAAGCATGGTATACTGAATGCCACCGCTGGAGGAGagtttttcgagagagagagagagagagagagagagagagagagagagagagagagagagagagagagagagagaacgtttGCGGCGGGACGACGTAGAGTGAATACGTGGCTCGGTGCGCTTCCTTTGATAAGCTCGAGTCGACGCGTGCTTCCTTTTCTATGCCtacttttttcctcgcgctgAGAAACAGATATCCTTCTAATTCGGCTAGCGCGTCGGTTATCGATCCCAGTCATCGAGCAGCTCATCTCCGGCCAATTTCGAGCTCACGCGCGGAATAAAGGGAAATCTCGAAAGGAGAGAGACTGATTAGAGACTACTTTTCCATTGTGCGGCTCCACATTCTCTGCGACGTGAAAAGGCCTTTGGGTTTTTCGGCAGACCTTGAAAGTCTGTCGCGACGACGAAAAAGGTTTTTGATATTCTACTCtcccgaagaagaagaagagaataaCAGCAGAGAAAGAACATTTTCCGAAGAGGTCAACCGGAAATAGTTCTTATTCCTCATTACCCGACTATATATTCATAGCGAAATCCAAACGGTGTCACAATTCTCGGCtctccgcgagcgagcgaaattGAGAGCAGCAGAAGTCGTGGGCGCGCGCTGCGCAGAGAGTTGGATCGCCCGCCGAGATTGTCAATTAGTTCGCAGAACGAAGTAATCAGCATTCCTGATGGGCGACGTAAAAACGCTgcggcttctctctcgctaGCTCTTTTCTGCAGCCGGAAGCCGTCGACTGTGACTgcagcaggaggaggaggagtagTCGCGGATGTGTGTTTATAAATGCGTTGGTCTGCTGGTGTAGGATGGAAGAGGGTTAGCTGCTGCCAATTAGCGAAGCGCTGCACACACGACGATGGGATGGAGTTGATATTGCGCATCGAGTGTGATTTTTACTTCGAGTTGAAACTTTGATCTTGGTGGGGGGTAGGTGGGAGAGTAAACGCTGCTTAGGGGGGAAATAGTCTTTGACGTTTGGTATTTATTGAATGTTCTTTagaataattttcactttacATAACGCATTTTTCTTCGGGTAAGTTTCAAACTTCAAGAATTTACAGCAGCCAacatatatttcgcaacatcCAATCCAAGTAACCGTCATTCCCGAGAAGCATAAACCATAGCTGCGCACAGCCCAACGGCGAAAACTATCCTTAACAATCGCTCGCAAGACTCGCTCTCGAGTCACATTCAAGCCCCTAGGTGTAAAAGAGAAAGGGAAATCGATGACCAAAATACAAAGTATATAGCCTCGAGTGAGAGCACAAGCTCGCGCAGCTATAAGTGAATTACCGGTGTATTACATACAACGCGAGGCAGGGCCGCAGCTCTCGCGTGCGGTATACGTAAGCCAAGTGCCTTTCAGAAACGCCGCCGCGGCGGAAAAATAAGCcatcgggagagagaaagtgtaCCGCAGCCGTACGTAGTTCAAGAGGCACAAATGTTATCGGCGATTGATTTATGCTCGAGCCGCTTTTGGTGAGAAGGGTGTGTATCAATTTTTGGTGGAGTATAACGCGAGCTTTTCTGACGAGTTGAAAAAAGGCTATTTCCCTAAAAGCAAGATTAACTCTTTAGTCCGATAAAAACCACTGCACTCGGGCGAATTAATTAAAGAGACTATAGAAAGACCTCTGAAGGATCAAGCTCTCATCGGGACAAGGCAGCGcggaagaacaaaaaaaaacgaggagagaaaagaataGCTCTCGGAATCGTAGGAAGATTCTACAATGACGAGCCCCGGGCCTCCTCTGAGAGCAGCTAATCATCGCTGGCTTCTTCTCTTGCTCAATATTAAGTTCACCTCGGACCTCCGGGCGATGATCGTTAGATaactctctctttcactctcgaACTTAATCTCGCCCGCAGCCACGTAACGTATAACGTGTATAGCGTATGCACGGCCTATACGAATCTTTTAATCGCGAGAGAGATTACAATCCCATTGTGTTACTGCTCGAGCGCGCTATTCTAGAAAGTCCTGGGATTTTCGcaacggatttagcacgcgaATGTGCTTCGTTTTCCATCGGGTCTTTCATCGATCAAATTCTTCGACACATCGTTCACGATGATATGATTGAAGTAAAATCAAATTATCGGTAATCCCTGTCTAAACGAGGA
The sequence above is a segment of the Nasonia vitripennis strain AsymCx chromosome 3, Nvit_psr_1.1, whole genome shotgun sequence genome. Coding sequences within it:
- the LOC100678926 gene encoding zinc finger protein 91, with the protein product METNGELVAQTSSPVKKKRRKAKRISYKTKRAGKRVARAKKVEDDEEPAKEAAAAEPVESEEHSESLMSENDNPVTSPPRKEPATNKGKREILTQRVNDLISEEERKQIESHYYVDLSFVDKKKVKKSIIMDGNVYRCTLCQTAYPRLDKCQVHVWRHYNMLPYVCYACDFKTLTVTSIRGHIRKFHLKLKPFKCDQCDKSYAVAGLLKEHMITHENASSLTYRCNYCDFSCLNKRVLASHMTKHKSEKDVLCDICGRGFYTTKKMREHRNTHEESNAIKCDICQAYVSSEKALRRHHAKVHMQDYICSTCNKKFTTRKALHNHVYQVHSEGRHACQLCKKVYKNSSMLQDHILKHQGIRKYKCQVCGKAFAQRTHVTTHMAVHDNRRHECPGCHKGFNRLDNMKAHTKNCAPFLANPELAKLLATRKYRSERNKKQNKPADSQPILDTSEAVNITIKVEPTLDPDINIKVESEDESN